A window of Rickettsiales bacterium contains these coding sequences:
- the gshA gene encoding glutamate--cysteine ligase, with amino-acid sequence MMKNDDDRTGIIIELEALLNKRGQEINDWFAARYRDKRPPFYGSVDLRHSCSKIVPVDTNLFPAGFNQLSERAKQRAQISFKRRLADQFPNVKRVMLLAESHTRNLGYLDNLHVLAGLLEGAGAQVKIARLPSPQDQADRMELETASGHLMTQWVIAREGDALVLAEGWKPDVIVMNNDLSGGLPDILAGISQPVVPTLEAGWHRRRKSRHFELYDEVAIQFAKDFGLDDWKIRTLSHQCGEVNFKERHRMDCVAKAIEEMLEAITKKYTEYGITTKPYVYIKADAGTYGMGIMSAYSPDDVLQMNKKMRNKMQVVKDGAMNAQVLVQEGVPTMDKVGEAPAEPMLYAVDGQTIGGAFRVNPQRDEYRNLNATGMYFTGMCDREEAEKGDTEHVPVRLCNFQVYGLITRMANLAAAMEISEVSVEAA; translated from the coding sequence ATGATGAAAAATGATGACGACCGTACTGGTATTATCATTGAGCTAGAAGCCCTGCTGAATAAGCGTGGGCAGGAAATCAATGATTGGTTTGCCGCGCGCTACCGCGATAAGCGCCCGCCTTTTTATGGCTCGGTTGATTTACGCCATAGCTGTTCGAAAATTGTGCCGGTGGATACGAATCTTTTTCCGGCTGGGTTTAATCAACTATCCGAACGGGCTAAGCAGCGCGCGCAGATAAGCTTCAAGCGCCGTTTAGCCGATCAATTCCCGAATGTTAAGCGGGTGATGCTACTGGCGGAAAGCCACACGCGTAATCTAGGGTATCTTGATAATTTGCATGTGCTGGCAGGTTTGTTGGAAGGCGCGGGCGCGCAAGTGAAAATAGCTCGCTTACCCTCACCACAAGATCAAGCAGATAGAATGGAGCTGGAAACCGCTTCTGGCCATCTGATGACGCAATGGGTCATCGCGCGCGAAGGGGATGCCTTGGTGTTAGCCGAAGGTTGGAAGCCTGATGTGATTGTGATGAATAATGATCTATCCGGTGGCCTGCCTGATATTCTGGCGGGCATTTCGCAACCTGTTGTGCCGACGCTGGAAGCAGGCTGGCATCGTCGTCGTAAGAGCCGTCACTTTGAGCTCTATGATGAAGTTGCGATTCAGTTTGCTAAAGATTTTGGGTTGGATGATTGGAAAATTCGGACTCTTTCGCATCAATGTGGCGAGGTGAATTTTAAAGAGCGCCACCGTATGGATTGTGTGGCGAAAGCGATTGAAGAAATGCTTGAAGCGATCACCAAGAAATACACGGAATATGGCATCACCACCAAGCCCTACGTGTATATCAAAGCGGATGCTGGCACCTATGGTATGGGCATCATGAGCGCTTATAGTCCGGATGATGTGCTGCAGATGAATAAAAAGATGCGCAATAAAATGCAGGTCGTCAAAGACGGCGCCATGAATGCGCAAGTGTTGGTGCAAGAAGGCGTGCCAACGATGGATAAAGTGGGTGAGGCGCCGGCTGAACCGATGCTCTACGCCGTTGACGGTCAGACCATTGGTGGTGCTTTCCGGGTGAATCCGCAGCGGGATGAATATCGCAATCTAAATGCGACCGGCATGTATTTTACCGGTATGTGCGATCGTGAAGAAGCCGAGAAAGGCGATACGGAACATGTGCCCGTGCGGCTTTGTAACTTTCAAGTTTACGGATTAATCACGCGTATGGCGAATTTGGCAGCAGCAATGGAAATCTCAGAAGTATCGGTTGAAGCGGCCTAA